Proteins encoded together in one Impatiens glandulifera chromosome 1, dImpGla2.1, whole genome shotgun sequence window:
- the LOC124938730 gene encoding biogenesis of lysosome-related organelles complex 1 subunit 1-like produces the protein SPLNSVRVSDLLVDAVNGGVQEAFICEKRIELETRALAASVAWFGKQTDQWLAASHGINTDLKEIGDFENWMKMMEYDCKRISDAICNIYQE, from the exons TCACCTCTAAATTCGGTGAGGGTTTCTGATCTGCTAGTCGATGCCGTCAATGGAGGCGTCCAAGAAGCATTCATTTGTGAGAAGCGTATTGAGCTCGAGACAAGGGCTTTAGCAGCATCAGTTGCGTGGTTTGGGAAGCAAACCGATCAGTGGCTTGCTGCTTCTCATGGAATCAACACGGACTTGAAA GAAATTGGAGACTTTGAGAACTGGATGAAGATGATGGAATATGATTGTAAGAGGATCAGTGATGCAATATGCAACATCTACCAAGAGTAA
- the LOC124922610 gene encoding COP9 signalosome complex subunit 5b-like isoform X1: MSDLAEKLEQAENYLSHLRFGPLITLSFSRKKEEENELAKITKDNAKITVEQIHKLMSQVGLSSLSNCFVILDLLIIHNNHILFDQVIKNILFNSVRLFSSSNRHTIVVNILLVLNLWLKPN, from the exons ATGTCTGATTTGG CTGAAAAGCTAGAGCAAGCTGAAAATTATTTGTCACATTTACGATTTGGGCCTCTTATAACTCTTTCTTTTTCAAGAAAGAAAGAG GAAGAAAATGAACTTGCGAAAATAACTAAGGACAATGCAAAGATAACGGTTGAGCAGATTCACAAATTAATGTCACAGGTGGGTCTTTCTTCTCTTTCCAActgttttgtaattttggatcTTCTAATTATACATAATAATCATATTCTCTTTGATCAGGTTATAAAGAACATACTATTCAATTCAGTTAGACTGTTTAGCAGCAGCAACAGACACACAATTGTTGTGAACATTCTTCTAGTCCTAAACCTATGGTTGAAACCTAATTAA
- the LOC124922608 gene encoding xyloglucan endotransglucosylase/hydrolase 2-like: protein MASHGCSSFLMASFVLTCMVVTAFAAGNFTDDFEITWGGDRARIRNGAQLLSLSLDQTSGSGFRSKKEYLFGRIDMQLKLVPGNSAGTVTAYYLTSEGPKHDEIDFEFLGNVSGQPYTVHTNVFSQGKGNREQQFHLWFDPTKNFHTYSIHWNLQNIIFLVDNYPIRVFKNREAMGVPYPTSQPMRIYSSLWNADDWATQGGRVKTNWTHAPFTALYRNFNACLPSSSSSSSCSSAVSTNALSDSDSGAQELNAMGRRRLRWVQRYYMVYNYCSDLNRFPQGLPTECKSQ, encoded by the exons ATGGCAAGCCATGGATGTTCATCCTTCCTTATGGCTTCTTTTGTCCTGACTTGCATGGTAGTTACTGCCTTTGCGGCCGGCAACTTCACGGATGACTTTGAAATAACTTGGGGTGGAGACCGCGCCAGAATACGCAACGGTGCCCAGCTTCTGTCTCTTTCCCTTGACCAGACCTCCGGCTCTGGTTTCCGCTCTAAAAAAGAGTACCTTTTTGGAAGAATCGACATGCAACTCAAGCTTGTTCCTGGCAACTCAGCAGGAACTGTCACCGCTTATTAT ttgaCATCGGAAGGACCAAAGCatgatgagattgattttgagTTCTTGGGGAATGTGAGTGGACAACCTTATACAGTTCATACCAATGTGTTCAGCCAAGGCAAAGGCAACAGAGAACAACAGTTTCACCTTTGGTTTGACCCTACCAAGAATTTTCATACTTATTCCATCCATTGGAATCTCCAAAACATCAT CTTCTTGGTGGACAACTACCCTATAAGAGTGTTCAAGAATAGAGAAGCAATGGGAGTTCCATACCCGACAAGCCAACCCATGAGGATTTACTCGAGCCTTTGGAACGCAGACGACTGGGCCACACAGGGTGGACGCGTGAAAACGAACTGGACTCACGCTCCCTTTACTGCGCTCTATCGTAACTTCAATGCATGTCTCCCTTCTTCCTCATCCTCTTCGTCGTGTTCATCTGCTGTCTCCACAAACGCACTCTCTGATTCGGACTCTGGAGCTCAGGAGCTCAATGCAATGGGCAGGAGGCGATTAAGGTGGGTGCAAAGGTATTATATGGTGTACAATTATTGTAGTGATCTAAACCGCTTCCCTCAGGGCCTTCCTACAGAGTGCAAAAGCCAATGA
- the LOC124922610 gene encoding COP9 signalosome complex subunit 5b-like isoform X2, with product MSDLAEKLEQAENYLSHLRFGPLITLSFSRKKEEENELAKITKDNAKITVEQIHKLMSQVIKNILFNSVRLFSSSNRHTIVVNILLVLNLWLKPN from the exons ATGTCTGATTTGG CTGAAAAGCTAGAGCAAGCTGAAAATTATTTGTCACATTTACGATTTGGGCCTCTTATAACTCTTTCTTTTTCAAGAAAGAAAGAG GAAGAAAATGAACTTGCGAAAATAACTAAGGACAATGCAAAGATAACGGTTGAGCAGATTCACAAATTAATGTCACAG GTTATAAAGAACATACTATTCAATTCAGTTAGACTGTTTAGCAGCAGCAACAGACACACAATTGTTGTGAACATTCTTCTAGTCCTAAACCTATGGTTGAAACCTAATTAA